A single Natrinema pellirubrum DSM 15624 DNA region contains:
- a CDS encoding IS6 family transposase, whose amino-acid sequence MLETARLNRGSDCFELDFLEREATPEPAMKLGIRLHLAGLSLSDTISILERLGVERCRSTVHNWVQKADLQPLDGANPDHVAVDETVIQLNDERFWLYAAVDPATNRLLHVKLSPTRNQAITEMFLAELRDKHLVDDALFLVDSAPWLQAALHRHGLDYRYEKHGNRNSVERVFRELKRRTNQFSNCFSHAEADTVENWLQAFAFAWNQLI is encoded by the coding sequence ATGCTCGAAACCGCCCGCCTCAACAGAGGTAGCGACTGCTTCGAGTTAGATTTTCTGGAGCGAGAGGCGACACCCGAGCCCGCGATGAAGCTCGGTATCCGGCTCCATCTGGCTGGACTATCACTTTCGGATACCATCTCTATTCTCGAGAGGTTGGGTGTCGAACGCTGTCGATCGACCGTTCACAACTGGGTGCAGAAGGCAGATTTACAGCCGCTTGATGGCGCAAATCCGGATCACGTCGCGGTTGACGAGACCGTGATCCAACTGAATGACGAACGATTCTGGCTGTACGCCGCCGTTGATCCCGCAACAAACCGCTTGCTACACGTCAAGCTCTCACCGACGAGAAATCAAGCAATTACCGAGATGTTCCTCGCGGAACTCCGCGACAAACATCTCGTCGATGACGCGCTCTTTCTCGTCGATTCTGCACCGTGGCTGCAAGCGGCACTCCACCGACATGGCCTCGATTACAGATACGAAAAACACGGTAATCGGAACAGTGTCGAACGTGTATTTCGAGAACTAAAACGCCGAACTAACCAGTTCTCAAACTGTTTTAGCCATGCTGAAGCAGACACCGTCGAAAATTGGCTCCAAGCGTTCGCCTTCGCATGGAATCAGCTTATCTGA
- a CDS encoding linear amide C-N hydrolase — MCTRLVYLGPEDIVLTGRSMDWHGEIGTNIWVFPRGMERTGEVGPSSMEWTAEYGSVVASAYDIATTDGMNEAGLVANVLWLTESDYPEWDGETPGLSISLWAQYVLDNFATVAEAVENHRNEEFTVVSDEIPDEGRFATLHLSISDATGDSAILEYVDGELTIHHDREYQVLTNSPPFDQQLALDAYWSAIGGTAMLPGTNRPADRFARASFYVDAIPQTEDRRTATASVFGAIRNVSVPYGISTPNEPHISSTRWRTVADHRDRRYYFESALSPNVFWLDLDEVEFETDAGVRSLSLGENQTTVFAGDVADDLVETDPFDFLGVPASSS; from the coding sequence ATGTGTACGCGACTGGTGTATCTCGGCCCCGAAGACATCGTCCTCACCGGCCGGTCGATGGACTGGCACGGCGAAATCGGGACCAACATCTGGGTCTTCCCGCGCGGCATGGAGCGAACGGGTGAAGTCGGTCCGTCATCGATGGAGTGGACCGCCGAGTACGGCAGTGTCGTCGCCTCCGCATACGATATCGCGACGACCGATGGGATGAACGAAGCCGGGCTGGTCGCGAACGTCCTGTGGCTCACCGAGTCCGACTACCCCGAGTGGGACGGCGAGACACCCGGACTGTCGATCTCGCTGTGGGCACAGTACGTCCTCGATAACTTCGCAACGGTCGCGGAGGCGGTCGAGAACCACCGGAACGAGGAGTTCACCGTCGTATCCGACGAGATCCCGGACGAGGGTCGGTTCGCGACCCTGCATCTGTCCATCTCGGACGCGACGGGTGACAGCGCCATCCTCGAGTACGTCGACGGCGAGCTAACGATCCATCACGATCGAGAATATCAGGTGCTGACGAATTCCCCGCCGTTCGACCAGCAACTCGCACTCGACGCGTACTGGTCGGCGATCGGTGGCACGGCCATGTTACCGGGGACGAATCGCCCGGCCGACCGGTTCGCTCGTGCGAGTTTCTACGTGGACGCGATCCCACAGACAGAGGACCGTCGAACCGCAACGGCGAGCGTCTTCGGCGCGATCCGCAACGTCTCCGTCCCCTACGGAATCAGTACGCCGAACGAACCGCATATCTCCTCGACGCGCTGGCGCACGGTGGCCGATCATCGGGACCGACGCTACTACTTCGAGTCGGCGCTCTCACCGAACGTCTTCTGGCTGGACCTCGACGAGGTCGAGTTCGAGACCGATGCCGGCGTTCGATCGCTGTCGCTCGGTGAGAACCAGACGACCGTCTTCGCTGGCGACGTCGCCGACGACCTCGTCGAGACCGACCCGTTCGATTTTCTCGGCGTCCCCGCATCCTCGAGCTAA
- a CDS encoding deoxyhypusine synthase, producing MSDDHDHDGEADGHHEPERETFSHDPVGHAEVRAGMTVGELADEYGEAGVGAADLHEAVDVTESMFDDDVTVFFGLAGAMVPTGMRAIVADLIRDGYIDVLVTTGANLTHDSIEAIGGKHHHGAVHAEGKTEREHDETLRDEGVDRIYNVYLPQEFFADFESHLREEVFPVLEAECEEEGAVSIQRLTEELGRANAEINEREDVDEDAGIAAAAYENDVPIYCPAVQDSVLGLQAWMYSQTGAFTLDALADMTPLTDIAFEAEEAGAFVVGGGVPKNFTLQTMLVSPDAYDYAVQLTMDPKQTGGLSGATLDEARSWGKLEKDADNVSVYADATITLPLVVAAARERLEN from the coding sequence ATGAGCGACGACCACGATCACGACGGCGAGGCAGACGGTCACCACGAGCCCGAGCGGGAGACGTTCTCGCACGACCCGGTCGGCCACGCCGAGGTCCGGGCGGGGATGACCGTCGGCGAACTCGCCGACGAGTACGGCGAGGCGGGCGTCGGCGCGGCCGACCTCCACGAGGCCGTCGACGTCACTGAGTCGATGTTCGACGACGACGTGACCGTCTTCTTCGGCCTCGCGGGCGCGATGGTTCCGACGGGGATGCGAGCGATCGTCGCCGACCTGATCCGGGACGGTTACATCGACGTCCTCGTGACGACCGGCGCGAACCTCACCCACGATTCCATCGAGGCCATCGGCGGCAAACACCACCACGGCGCGGTCCACGCTGAGGGCAAAACCGAGCGCGAACACGACGAGACCTTACGCGACGAGGGCGTCGACCGTATCTACAACGTCTATCTCCCACAGGAGTTCTTCGCCGACTTCGAGTCCCATCTGCGCGAGGAGGTCTTCCCCGTCCTCGAGGCCGAGTGCGAGGAGGAGGGGGCCGTCTCGATCCAGCGGCTCACAGAGGAACTCGGTCGGGCCAACGCCGAGATCAACGAGCGAGAGGACGTCGACGAAGACGCCGGCATCGCCGCCGCGGCCTACGAGAACGACGTGCCGATCTACTGTCCGGCCGTCCAGGACTCCGTGCTGGGCCTGCAGGCGTGGATGTACTCTCAGACCGGCGCGTTCACGCTGGACGCACTGGCCGACATGACGCCGCTTACTGACATCGCCTTCGAGGCCGAGGAGGCCGGCGCGTTCGTCGTCGGCGGCGGCGTCCCGAAGAACTTCACCCTCCAGACGATGCTGGTCTCGCCCGACGCCTACGACTACGCCGTCCAACTCACGATGGACCCCAAACAGACCGGCGGCCTCTCCGGCGCGACGTTAGACGAGGCCCGCTCGTGGGGCAAACTCGAGAAAGACGCCGACAACGTCTCGGTCTACGCCGACGCGACGATCACGCTGCCACTGGTAGTCGCGGCCGCGCGGGAACGGCTCGAGAACTGA
- a CDS encoding DUF389 domain-containing protein, producing the protein MRLVQVFVPSEDRAAVRETLAEMEVEFVFSDAADHRDGSLANVPVPAGAVDAVLERLYDAGLDEDTYTVVTEVDRATVPNADELTDRYVEGPKGERGASHAEIRERAADLTPDTATYLAFAIASAIVAVGGLLLDSAIVIVGAMVIAPFAGSTLSASAGAVISDREMVVDSATSQVTGLVVAYLGAVAMSVFLQRSGFLQPTLDVGRVGQVGAFATPNLLTLVIAIAAGFAGALALATDLPVSLAGVAVAAAIVPAAAAAGIGTAWGEPIIVAGGLVLLLMNIVFINLTAYLTLIALGYRSSVIRNVRENATVSLRTGAYAVIVLVFLVVVALTAVGTYQHLVFEQRVNGEVQDVLEEPEYGSLELAGVETEYNDGSVFSDEVSVTVTVGRSSALEHEGLADDLQTEIDARTSRAVSVDVRFVEYQRAAAVGSDDERSAWWPIDEWLPTSTSPSVAQPAPQVAALPADLVEQRADPA; encoded by the coding sequence ATGCGACTCGTGCAGGTCTTCGTTCCCAGCGAGGACCGTGCCGCGGTGCGGGAGACGCTCGCCGAGATGGAGGTGGAATTCGTCTTCAGCGACGCGGCCGATCACCGGGACGGGAGCCTGGCGAACGTCCCGGTTCCGGCGGGGGCCGTGGACGCGGTCCTCGAGCGGCTGTACGACGCCGGGCTCGACGAGGACACCTACACCGTCGTCACGGAGGTCGACCGGGCGACCGTTCCGAACGCCGACGAGTTGACGGACCGCTACGTGGAGGGGCCGAAAGGGGAGCGGGGCGCGTCCCACGCCGAGATCCGGGAGCGCGCGGCGGACCTGACCCCCGACACCGCCACCTACCTCGCGTTCGCGATCGCGAGCGCGATCGTCGCAGTCGGCGGCCTCCTGCTGGACTCCGCCATCGTCATCGTCGGCGCGATGGTGATCGCGCCCTTCGCGGGGTCGACGCTCTCCGCGAGCGCCGGCGCGGTCATCAGCGACCGCGAGATGGTCGTCGACAGCGCCACGTCGCAGGTGACGGGGCTGGTCGTCGCCTACCTCGGCGCGGTCGCGATGAGCGTATTCCTGCAACGGTCGGGGTTCCTCCAGCCGACGCTGGATGTCGGTCGCGTCGGGCAGGTCGGTGCCTTCGCCACGCCGAACCTCCTGACGCTGGTCATCGCCATCGCGGCCGGGTTCGCCGGCGCGCTCGCGCTCGCGACCGATCTCCCCGTCTCGCTGGCCGGCGTCGCCGTCGCGGCGGCTATCGTCCCCGCCGCTGCTGCGGCTGGCATCGGGACGGCCTGGGGCGAACCGATCATCGTCGCTGGCGGACTCGTCTTGCTCCTGATGAACATCGTGTTCATCAATCTCACCGCGTATCTGACGCTCATCGCGCTCGGCTACCGCTCGTCGGTGATCCGCAACGTCCGCGAGAACGCGACCGTTTCGCTGCGTACGGGCGCGTACGCCGTCATCGTCCTCGTCTTCCTCGTCGTCGTCGCGCTGACCGCCGTCGGGACCTACCAGCACCTCGTCTTCGAACAGCGGGTCAACGGCGAAGTGCAGGACGTCCTCGAGGAGCCCGAGTACGGCTCGCTGGAACTCGCCGGCGTCGAGACCGAGTACAACGACGGGAGCGTGTTCAGCGACGAGGTCTCGGTGACGGTGACCGTCGGACGCTCGAGCGCCCTCGAACACGAGGGGCTGGCGGACGACTTGCAGACCGAAATCGATGCTCGGACGAGCCGAGCCGTCAGCGTCGACGTTCGGTTCGTCGAGTATCAGCGCGCGGCGGCGGTCGGCAGCGACGACGAGCGGAGCGCATGGTGGCCCATCGACGAGTGGCTGCCGACCTCGACGAGTCCCTCAGTCGCGCAGCCGGCGCCACAGGTTGCGGCACTTCCCGCGGACCTTGTTGAGCAACGAGCCGACCCGGCGTGA
- a CDS encoding zinc-dependent alcohol dehydrogenase, with protein MRALCWHGEGDIRVDEVPAPEIANPHDAIVEITATAICGSDLHLYDGYVPSMREGDIVGHEPMGEVVAVGEDVETLEEGDRVVVPFTISCGSCWFCEQDMYSLCDNSNPNAELARKTMGQSPAGLFGYSHMLGGYAGGQAEYLRVPFADVGPITVDSDLPDEQVLLLSDVFPTGYMAAENAEIEEDDTVAVWGCGPVGQFAIQSAWLFDAGRVIAIDRVPERLAMAREHGDAETIHFEEEDVYDRLMAMTGGRGPDRCIDAVGTEAHGTGLMGLTDKAKQQVNLEADRPHVLRQAIKCCRKGGTLSVPGVYVGHADNVPVGPLMNKALTVNTGQTHVQRYLEPLLAKIEDGEIDPSFVVTHREPLEKGPEMYETFRDKEDGCIKVVLDP; from the coding sequence ATGAGGGCGCTGTGCTGGCACGGCGAGGGGGACATCCGGGTCGACGAGGTGCCCGCCCCCGAGATCGCCAACCCCCACGACGCGATCGTCGAGATCACCGCCACGGCGATCTGTGGCTCCGATCTGCACCTGTACGACGGCTACGTCCCCTCGATGCGGGAGGGCGACATCGTCGGCCACGAACCGATGGGCGAGGTCGTCGCGGTCGGCGAGGACGTCGAGACCCTAGAAGAGGGCGACCGGGTCGTCGTTCCCTTCACGATCAGCTGCGGCTCCTGTTGGTTCTGCGAGCAGGACATGTACTCGCTGTGTGACAATTCGAACCCCAACGCCGAGCTGGCCCGGAAGACGATGGGCCAGTCGCCGGCCGGGCTGTTCGGCTACTCGCACATGCTGGGGGGCTACGCCGGTGGACAGGCGGAGTACCTGCGGGTCCCCTTCGCCGACGTCGGCCCGATCACGGTCGACTCGGACCTCCCCGACGAGCAGGTACTGTTGCTCTCGGACGTGTTCCCGACGGGATACATGGCCGCCGAGAACGCCGAGATCGAAGAAGACGACACCGTCGCGGTCTGGGGCTGTGGCCCGGTCGGCCAGTTCGCCATCCAGAGCGCCTGGCTGTTCGACGCCGGCCGCGTCATCGCGATCGACCGCGTCCCCGAACGGCTCGCGATGGCCCGCGAACACGGGGACGCCGAGACGATCCACTTCGAGGAGGAGGACGTCTACGACCGGCTGATGGCCATGACCGGCGGCCGCGGCCCGGACCGCTGTATCGACGCGGTCGGCACCGAGGCCCACGGGACCGGTCTCATGGGCCTCACGGACAAGGCCAAACAGCAGGTGAACCTCGAGGCCGATCGGCCCCACGTCCTCCGACAGGCGATCAAGTGCTGCCGGAAGGGCGGGACGCTCTCGGTCCCCGGCGTCTACGTCGGCCACGCGGACAACGTTCCCGTCGGCCCGCTGATGAACAAGGCCCTGACCGTCAATACGGGGCAAACGCACGTCCAGCGGTATCTCGAGCCGCTGCTCGCGAAGATCGAGGACGGCGAGATCGATCCCTCGTTCGTCGTCACCCATCGGGAACCGCTCGAGAAGGGGCCCGAGATGTACGAGACGTTCCGCGACAAGGAGGACGGCTGTATCAAGGTCGTACTGGATCCCTGA
- a CDS encoding IS4-like element ISH32 family transposase — protein sequence MDSVTYSPPDSVIVDRIQRAFPSDELRERARATNLVERERKFDAVALFYTLSLGFAAGSDRSVQAFLERFVEMSDCDELSYATFHGWFSPPFVALLREILDDAIENLDTRNADLSGRLERFRDVLIADGSIVSLYQDAADVYAATGDDQAGLKLHLTESLSTGLPTRYRTTDAKTQERSQLPTGEWVAGALVLLDLGFYDFWLFDRIDQNNGWFVSRVKDDANFEIVEELRTWRGNSIPLEGESLQDVLDDLQRQEIDVRITLSFERKRGSCTSTTRTFRLVGVWNEDTEEYHLYLTNLSKDDYSAPDIAQLYRARWEIELLFKELKSRFGLDEINTTDPYIIEALVIMAAISLLMSRVIVDELRKLDVKQRESADDATASSPQLPRRRCSHAVERHSHLIQLYVMLDLGYELPDLDELLLWASRDPNPHRPRLREQVESGEFW from the coding sequence GTGGATAGTGTGACTTACTCCCCACCGGATTCAGTGATTGTTGATCGGATTCAAAGAGCGTTTCCCTCCGATGAGTTGCGCGAGCGCGCTCGCGCAACGAATCTCGTCGAGCGTGAACGGAAATTCGACGCTGTTGCGCTGTTCTACACGCTTTCACTTGGCTTCGCTGCTGGGTCAGACCGATCTGTACAGGCTTTTCTCGAACGATTCGTCGAAATGTCCGACTGCGATGAACTCTCCTATGCAACCTTCCACGGGTGGTTCTCTCCACCGTTCGTTGCACTCCTTCGAGAGATTCTCGATGATGCCATCGAGAATCTCGATACCAGAAATGCCGACCTTAGCGGACGTCTCGAACGCTTTCGAGACGTCCTCATTGCCGATGGGAGCATTGTTTCTCTCTATCAAGACGCCGCGGATGTGTACGCTGCGACCGGTGACGATCAGGCCGGTCTGAAACTTCACCTAACAGAATCACTCTCAACTGGCCTTCCAACACGGTACCGAACAACTGACGCTAAAACCCAAGAACGGAGCCAGCTACCCACCGGCGAGTGGGTAGCTGGCGCACTTGTCTTGCTCGATCTCGGTTTCTACGACTTCTGGTTGTTCGACCGCATCGACCAGAATAACGGCTGGTTCGTCTCCCGTGTGAAAGACGACGCAAACTTCGAGATCGTCGAAGAGCTCCGGACGTGGCGGGGGAACAGTATCCCGCTCGAAGGAGAGTCGCTGCAGGACGTCCTTGACGACCTGCAGCGACAGGAAATCGATGTTCGCATCACCCTCTCGTTCGAGCGAAAGCGAGGGTCGTGCACCAGCACGACCCGAACGTTCCGACTGGTCGGTGTTTGGAACGAGGATACTGAAGAGTACCATCTCTATTTGACAAATCTCTCGAAAGACGACTATAGTGCGCCCGATATCGCACAGCTCTATCGGGCGCGCTGGGAAATAGAATTATTGTTCAAAGAACTGAAATCACGCTTCGGACTTGACGAAATCAACACGACCGATCCGTACATCATCGAAGCTCTGGTCATCATGGCCGCAATCTCACTGCTGATGAGCCGTGTTATCGTCGATGAACTCCGGAAACTGGACGTGAAACAACGGGAAAGCGCCGACGACGCCACAGCGTCGTCGCCGCAACTTCCTCGTCGACGATGTTCTCACGCTGTCGAACGCCATTCACACCTGATTCAGTTGTACGTGATGCTCGATTTAGGGTACGAACTTCCGGATTTAGATGAGTTGTTGCTGTGGGCTTCACGTGATCCAAATCCGCATCGACCGCGGTTACGTGAGCAGGTTGAGTCAGGCGAGTTCTGGTAA
- a CDS encoding PAS domain S-box protein, whose amino-acid sequence MTRPTAAAAEAEPATAEITVCYVDPEPTATEVPTALERASDRLVVESVASEDAALARLESAAVDCLVCRAAGDDIGDDTLLASARAEWPTLPIFLVVDAFDEADASAALEAGATGCVSVLTAEHGTRLAIRIERAVDAATERRDLEAAAARFRALTENASFAVITAGDDGTIRYANDAVESLFGYAADDLVGDRISTLVPAKYRNSHRDTIAHYLRTGEQTLDWNWAELDALHADGHEVPVGVSFGEAAVSGEHLFTAVIRDLSDRRRLEREREATLERIGDAFVSIDPDWAFTYVNDQAVELLGRPREELLGQSLGTAFEAVAGTEFERELDHAFAEQTTVSFTQYFAALERWFEVRAYPSADGLSVFFTDVTDRVRAEEELEASITALQALYDISTRADASLDEKVPELLELGCESLGLSYGFLTRIDLDERTQTVVQSRGDHALLQAGESCPLAEAYCRKTIKTHELVTVANAPDEGWLGDPAYELFELGSYVGAKVTVDGSIWGTLCFASSEPREGDGFSEAERTLVKLMAKWVSYETERQQSHETLARQNERLQEFTSVVSHDLRNPLNVAQGSLDLALEGDDTALEACEEALERMEQLIDELLSLAEQGATTADLEPVALRDLATKAWSMVDTGDATLAFDGAGRIRADPERLQQLLENLFRNALDHGVPAEGTSADLTVTVGDREGGFYVADTGRGIPVEERESVFDIGFTTAEEGTGFGLGIVKRVADAHDWGLAVTEGDAGGARFEITGVDTPRPAGSR is encoded by the coding sequence ATGACCCGACCGACCGCCGCTGCGGCCGAGGCGGAGCCAGCGACCGCCGAGATCACCGTCTGCTACGTCGACCCGGAGCCGACGGCCACCGAAGTCCCGACCGCCCTCGAGCGGGCGAGCGACCGCCTCGTCGTCGAATCCGTCGCGTCCGAGGACGCGGCGCTGGCCCGCCTCGAGTCGGCCGCCGTCGACTGTCTCGTGTGCCGAGCGGCCGGCGACGATATCGGCGACGACACCTTGCTCGCCAGCGCCCGTGCGGAGTGGCCAACGCTGCCGATCTTTCTCGTCGTCGATGCGTTCGACGAGGCCGACGCCAGTGCCGCGCTCGAGGCCGGTGCGACCGGCTGTGTCTCCGTCTTGACCGCGGAACACGGGACGCGACTCGCGATACGGATCGAACGCGCGGTCGACGCGGCGACCGAACGTCGCGACCTCGAGGCAGCGGCCGCCCGGTTTCGCGCCCTCACCGAGAACGCTTCCTTCGCGGTAATCACGGCGGGCGATGACGGGACGATCCGGTACGCGAACGACGCAGTCGAGTCGCTGTTCGGGTACGCGGCCGACGACCTCGTCGGCGACCGTATCTCGACGCTCGTTCCGGCGAAGTATCGGAACAGCCACCGCGATACGATCGCCCACTACCTGCGGACCGGCGAGCAGACGCTCGACTGGAACTGGGCCGAACTCGATGCGCTCCACGCCGACGGTCACGAAGTACCCGTCGGGGTCTCCTTCGGCGAGGCCGCCGTCTCCGGCGAACACCTCTTTACCGCCGTCATCCGGGACCTCTCCGATCGCAGGCGACTCGAGCGGGAGCGCGAGGCCACGCTCGAGCGGATCGGCGACGCCTTCGTCTCGATCGACCCCGACTGGGCGTTTACCTACGTCAACGACCAGGCGGTCGAACTGTTGGGCCGCCCTCGCGAGGAACTGCTCGGGCAATCGCTCGGAACGGCGTTCGAGGCCGTCGCGGGGACCGAGTTCGAGCGCGAACTCGACCACGCCTTCGCCGAACAGACGACGGTCAGTTTCACCCAGTACTTTGCCGCCCTCGAGCGCTGGTTCGAGGTCCGGGCCTACCCCTCCGCGGACGGCCTTTCGGTTTTCTTTACCGACGTGACCGACCGAGTTCGGGCCGAGGAGGAACTCGAGGCCAGCATCACGGCGCTGCAGGCCCTATACGATATCTCGACCAGGGCCGACGCGTCGTTAGACGAGAAGGTGCCCGAACTGCTGGAGTTGGGCTGTGAATCGTTGGGCCTGTCCTACGGGTTCCTCACCCGGATCGACCTCGACGAGCGGACCCAGACCGTCGTCCAGTCCCGAGGTGATCACGCCCTGCTTCAGGCCGGCGAGTCCTGCCCGCTCGCGGAAGCGTACTGCCGCAAAACGATCAAGACCCACGAACTGGTAACCGTCGCGAACGCACCCGATGAGGGTTGGCTCGGCGACCCCGCGTACGAACTGTTCGAACTCGGCAGCTACGTCGGCGCGAAGGTGACCGTCGACGGCTCCATCTGGGGCACCCTCTGTTTCGCCTCGAGCGAGCCCCGCGAGGGCGACGGCTTCTCCGAGGCCGAGCGGACGCTGGTCAAGCTGATGGCCAAGTGGGTCAGCTACGAGACCGAACGCCAACAGTCCCACGAGACCTTGGCGCGTCAGAACGAGCGACTGCAGGAGTTCACCAGCGTCGTCTCCCACGATCTGCGGAACCCGCTGAACGTCGCCCAAGGCTCACTAGATCTCGCGCTCGAGGGTGACGACACCGCGCTCGAGGCCTGCGAGGAGGCCCTCGAGCGGATGGAGCAGTTGATCGACGAACTGCTCTCGCTGGCCGAACAGGGTGCGACGACGGCCGACCTCGAGCCGGTCGCGCTGCGCGACCTCGCGACGAAGGCGTGGTCGATGGTCGATACTGGCGACGCCACGCTGGCGTTCGACGGTGCGGGTCGGATCCGGGCCGACCCCGAGCGGCTCCAGCAACTGCTCGAGAACCTGTTTCGGAACGCGCTCGATCACGGGGTGCCCGCCGAGGGCACCAGCGCCGACCTAACGGTGACCGTCGGCGACCGCGAAGGCGGGTTCTACGTCGCCGACACCGGACGCGGCATCCCCGTCGAGGAGCGTGAGTCGGTCTTCGACATCGGCTTTACGACCGCCGAGGAGGGGACCGGGTTCGGGCTGGGAATCGTCAAGCGGGTCGCCGACGCCCACGACTGGGGCCTCGCGGTGACCGAGGGCGACGCGGGGGGTGCGCGGTTCGAGATCACCGGCGTCGATACGCCGCGTCCTGCCGGCTCGAGGTGA
- a CDS encoding glycosyltransferase: protein MTGAGDDTVDVSFVVPARNEGDYLRGALASLAALDTAYEYEVLVVDGDSSDDTREIAREYEAAVIQEGGHSIAAARNLGAERAAGEWLAFIDADTRVRATYLTELLGFTEREGLAAASSYCRITGPRRAKLMEATINHGFSRLERPILPGFSCLVHRRAFEDVGGFPDVPNEDTAFSRLLAARYPIGYRRTVLVENSGRRIADLGLTGTLGHYLRLDLERLRAAQ, encoded by the coding sequence ATGACGGGCGCTGGAGACGACACGGTCGATGTCAGTTTCGTGGTACCGGCGCGAAACGAGGGAGACTACCTTCGGGGGGCCCTCGCGAGTCTGGCCGCGCTGGACACCGCCTACGAGTACGAGGTGTTGGTCGTCGACGGCGACTCGAGCGACGACACCCGCGAGATCGCCCGGGAGTACGAGGCAGCGGTGATCCAGGAGGGCGGCCACAGCATCGCCGCGGCCCGGAACCTCGGGGCCGAGCGCGCCGCCGGCGAGTGGCTAGCCTTTATCGACGCCGACACGCGTGTCCGGGCGACGTATCTGACCGAACTATTGGGGTTCACCGAACGCGAGGGATTGGCGGCGGCCAGTTCCTACTGCCGAATCACCGGGCCGCGGCGGGCGAAGCTCATGGAAGCGACGATCAACCACGGCTTCTCGCGGCTCGAGCGACCGATCCTGCCCGGGTTCAGCTGTCTGGTCCACCGGCGGGCGTTCGAGGACGTCGGCGGGTTTCCCGACGTCCCAAACGAGGACACGGCGTTCAGCCGGCTGCTGGCCGCCCGCTATCCGATCGGCTACCGGCGGACCGTGCTGGTCGAGAACTCCGGCCGCCGGATCGCCGACCTGGGGCTGACCGGGACGCTGGGCCACTACCTGCGACTCGACCTCGAGCGGCTCCGGGCGGCCCAGTGA
- a CDS encoding pyridoxamine 5'-phosphate oxidase family protein, which translates to MSTVSPAAERLLESEPLMAHLGTCVEGRPHVAPVWYRYDPDDEIVEIVTTGRKLANVRENPRVSLSIQQDEAGHARWMVSLLGTATVVDDADETDAARRRINEKYDAAHDAYDDNTLVRIDVGSATYRTYDDDLE; encoded by the coding sequence GTGTCTACCGTTTCACCGGCGGCCGAGCGACTGCTCGAGAGCGAGCCGCTGATGGCCCATCTGGGCACCTGCGTCGAGGGGCGACCGCACGTCGCGCCGGTCTGGTACCGGTACGATCCCGACGACGAGATCGTCGAGATCGTCACGACAGGGCGTAAGCTGGCAAATGTCCGAGAGAACCCGCGGGTATCGCTGTCGATCCAGCAGGACGAGGCCGGCCACGCACGATGGATGGTGTCGCTGCTGGGGACGGCGACGGTCGTCGACGACGCGGACGAAACCGACGCAGCCCGGCGACGTATCAACGAGAAATACGACGCAGCGCACGACGCCTACGACGACAACACGCTCGTTCGGATCGACGTCGGCTCGGCGACCTACCGGACCTACGACGACGACCTCGAGTGA